ATTTCCTCAAAGGTCATCCCTTCCCAAGCACCATAGGTGCGTTCCCGCAGTTCCTCGAGAATAACTACCGTAAGGTTCTTTCCTTTGGCAATTAACCAAGCCGTGTCCTCTGCCCTAGACAAGTCGCTGCTAAACACATAGTGTATGGGTTCATCCTCTAGGTACTTAGCTAAGGCGCTAGCTTGTGCTAACCCCCGGGAAGTCAAGGGAATGTCCTTCTGACCCTGATACCTTCTTTGCAGGTTATATGCTGTTTCGCCGTGGCGTACGATAAGAACCCTCTTCCCGCTTTGAGTCGTCACAGTTGTATACCCCTAACTCTTGTACTCTTTCATTAGCAGAACCATAGTCATATTATAGCAGGAAAGGTCCTAGGAGCAAAAAACGCTCCGAGGACCTTGTTCCGATTAAAGGGGTTCCTCTTAGTCCATGTTATAGTAGTCTCTTACCTCTTGTAGTGCAGCCTCAGCCGGTCCAATGATCTCTTCAATACCTACCGCTAACGGCTTCTCACCCCGAATAGCACTATCAACGATCGATGCCCATCGGCCACCTAGGATATTGCCAAACTCCGGTACGTAGATCCAGTATGGCAAGTAGGCATCGTAGGCTGCATCAAAAAAGGGCAGGAAGTAGGGATCCTCATGGATACCAAGCTCGAAAGCCGTCTCAGGTGTTGAGGGCAAAGCCCATCGGGCCATGTAATACTGTCCTCGGGGTCCGCTTAGGAAAAGAACCAGCTTGGCAGCGGCCTCAGCCCTAGTCGGGTCCTTAATACTTGGGTTCATTGCCCAACCGGCTTGCATAAGAGCAGTGGTGCGACCAGGCCCATAGTAAGGGGCTTGAACTGATCGAAAGTCAAGGTCTTTGTGTATCTCCTTCCACTCTGACATACCCCAAGGACCATACAAAATCATACTTAGTTTTTGGTTTACAAACAGATCAACGTCCCAACCTTGGGCGGGGCCAGGAGCAACCTGCTCTTTGACAATCAGATCAACGGCAAACTGCATGGCCTCGATGGCTTTAGGATGATCAAGATGCCCGATAAACGTAGACATGTTCTCATCCATAATGGGTACTCCTGCGGCATTGGCGAAGGACCACGCCAGGTTCGCCCAGGTAGGTGGAGCACTAATACCGTACCTTTCAATTTGCTGTGTTGCAGGATCCACAATAGTAAGCTTTTTGGCCATGTGTAAGGCCTCTTGCCAATTCCAGTCAGGATCAGGATATGCTAACCCGGCCCCGTTTAGATGATCTGCGTTATATAACGTGGCAATAGTTGAGAAGTCCTTGGGCAGTACATGAATGTTCCCATTGATCGTATGTGAAGCTAGAATTGTGGGTATCCACTGTGTCTTGTCAATACCGAACTCCTCGATATAAGGATTCAGATTTGCAGTAAACCCCTGCCACCAAAACTCAGGGTAATCCCAATCCCCCACTACATAAACATCGGGGGCAGTATTGGTGAGGAGCTGTACAATTAATGAATCCTTATAGTCGGGCATCTGTCTGTTACTAACCTTTATGTTAGGATAAAGGCTCTCAAACTCATCCAGTGCTTGCCTAACGATCTCCTGACCCGATGGATCATCCCAAGATACCAACTCCAGCTCTATCATCGCAGCTGCAGTAATGCCCGGGATCAGAAACAGAACAACAAGTATCGACACCATCTGAAAAACCCTTCGCATTCTCACCACTCCTTTGGTGTTTTACCTTGTAGACAGACTGTGCGAAGCGTCAATAAATCAGAATTAGTTTACCCATGTAAGATCATCCTCCTTGTTGGTTTTCTAGCGGGGTGTTTTCCTAAAACAACAGTAAAACAAGTATCACCTCCTGTGCTGCTAATCCTAGCGTACTACAACGGTATACTCTGCTTCCTCTTCGTTTCCGTTCCAGTATGCTAGGTTAAACTCCCAAATACCTAACCAACCATAGACCTTATTTCCGTCTATTTGGGCTTCACATAGGAACAACCCATTCAGACCGACTACATTGATGTGACCAAAGGGATTCGCCCGGAGTTGATGCCCTGTCGGTGTGATGATCTCCTTGGAGATTTCCCGATTGGGCAGGATAAAACGTCCATGAACATCGGTCATTCCCTCGATAACAGGCTCATTTAGTATCCGATTGGAATCAGTCTGGTAGATTTTAATCTTGGCATGGGACAGTACGTTTCCCTCTTGGTCCTTGAGAATAATCGTATTATGCCGGGGAAGATCGTACAGGTACTCACCAAAAAACCCCCTGCGGAATCCCTTGTTGGCATTCAGGGCATTCTGGGTATGCGAAGATAGAGTACGACTGTTGAGATCATTCATAATTCCTTTGTAGGGATACCAAAAGATCTCTTGATTAACCTCGTTGCGGTCCCGGTAGTTTGGATCGAAGTTGAAGTTATACTCATCAATAATCCCAAGCTGATGCATCAGTTCATGGATCAATGTGTATTGCACAGCCCCCATTTCCCGTTCAATCTTG
This sequence is a window from Limnochordia bacterium. Protein-coding genes within it:
- a CDS encoding extracellular solute-binding protein, with the protein product MRRVFQMVSILVVLFLIPGITAAAMIELELVSWDDPSGQEIVRQALDEFESLYPNIKVSNRQMPDYKDSLIVQLLTNTAPDVYVVGDWDYPEFWWQGFTANLNPYIEEFGIDKTQWIPTILASHTINGNIHVLPKDFSTIATLYNADHLNGAGLAYPDPDWNWQEALHMAKKLTIVDPATQQIERYGISAPPTWANLAWSFANAAGVPIMDENMSTFIGHLDHPKAIEAMQFAVDLIVKEQVAPGPAQGWDVDLFVNQKLSMILYGPWGMSEWKEIHKDLDFRSVQAPYYGPGRTTALMQAGWAMNPSIKDPTRAEAAAKLVLFLSGPRGQYYMARWALPSTPETAFELGIHEDPYFLPFFDAAYDAYLPYWIYVPEFGNILGGRWASIVDSAIRGEKPLAVGIEEIIGPAEAALQEVRDYYNMD